A region from the Chrysoperla carnea chromosome 4, inChrCarn1.1, whole genome shotgun sequence genome encodes:
- the LOC123299162 gene encoding ninjurin-2-like isoform X2: MAIIMKTLDANRYATKKTIAQGMLDIALLTANASQLKYILQVGEKHQFYTLMLTLIIVSIVLQILIAIIGVFLGSALNINKEHEQNKANCANNIALSLTVITVAVNVVISGFDIKESQYIMNSDT; this comes from the exons ATGGCAATAATCATG aAAACCTTAGACGCAAATCGTTATGCaacgaaaaaaacaattgcCCAAGGAATGCTTGATATAGCATTATTAACAGCAAATGCatcacaattaaaatatattttacaagttggtgaaaaacatcaattttatacGCTAATGTtaacattaattattgtttcaattgttttacaA ATTTTGATTGCAATAATTGGTGTATTTCTGGGATCAGcgctaaatataaataaagaacaCGAGCAAAATAAAGCAAATTGTGCAAATAATATTGCATTAAGTTTAACAGTTATAACAGTTGCTGTAAATGTTGTAATCAGTGGTTTTGATATTAAAGAAAGTCAGTATATCATGAATTCGGAtacgtaa
- the LOC123299162 gene encoding ninjurin-2-like isoform X1, with protein MAAAISPNIGFGKTLDANRYATKKTIAQGMLDIALLTANASQLKYILQVGEKHQFYTLMLTLIIVSIVLQILIAIIGVFLGSALNINKEHEQNKANCANNIALSLTVITVAVNVVISGFDIKESQYIMNSDT; from the exons atggcGGCTGCTATATCACCAAATATTGGATTTGGC aAAACCTTAGACGCAAATCGTTATGCaacgaaaaaaacaattgcCCAAGGAATGCTTGATATAGCATTATTAACAGCAAATGCatcacaattaaaatatattttacaagttggtgaaaaacatcaattttatacGCTAATGTtaacattaattattgtttcaattgttttacaA ATTTTGATTGCAATAATTGGTGTATTTCTGGGATCAGcgctaaatataaataaagaacaCGAGCAAAATAAAGCAAATTGTGCAAATAATATTGCATTAAGTTTAACAGTTATAACAGTTGCTGTAAATGTTGTAATCAGTGGTTTTGATATTAAAGAAAGTCAGTATATCATGAATTCGGAtacgtaa
- the LOC123298387 gene encoding allergen Tha p 1-like: MNMYLETILVISMTIVLLNNSSAVASPNKYIEQQLNCALDQGPCDKFGLEIREYLPDVIGRSCEKCTPQQVAMVRRLIRFIQTQYPEAWHKLLLKYGKKKKYGSSKA; encoded by the exons ATGAATATGTATTTGGAAACAATATTAGTTATTAGTATGACAATAgtgttattaaataatagttcTGCTGTGGCTAGTCCCAATAAATATATTGAGCAACAATTAAATTGTGCATTGGATCAAGGACCATGCGATAAATTTGGATTGGAAATACGAG AATATTTACCGGATGTAATTGGACGAAGCTGTGAAAAATGTACACCACAGCAAGTGGCAATGGTTCGACGGTTAATACGATTTATTCAAACTCAATATCCTGAAGCAtggcataaattattattaaaatatggtaAGAAGAAGAAATATGGAAGTTCGAAAGCCTGA
- the LOC123299264 gene encoding ejaculatory bulb-specific protein 3-like, which translates to MRFLIVTIFVVSLSLVVVLGDKQYPTKYDGLDVDKILSNDRILTSYIKCIMGEGSCTTEGRELKKILPDALQTGCSKCNDKQKITAQKVIEHLSTKRSDDWKKLTNKFDPKGEYQKKFEQMAQEEKAKETLAEAEASS; encoded by the exons atgAGATTTTTAATTGTAACAATATTTGTAGTATCATTAAGTTTAGTAGTAGTTTTGGGTGATAAACAATATCCAACAAAATATGATGGTTTGGatgttgataaaattttatcaaatgatCGTATTTTAACCAGTTATATTAAGTGTATTATGGGTGAAGGATCATGCACAACGGAAGGACGTGAACTTAAAA aAATCTTACCCGATGCACTACAAACAGGATGTTCAAAATGTAacgataaacaaaaaattaccgCACAAAAAGTCATTGAACATTTATCAACAAAACGTTCAGATGATTggaaaaaactaacaaataaaTTCGATCCAAAAGGTGAATATCAAAAGAAATTCGAACAAATGGCACAAGAAGAAAAAGCTAAAGAAACCTTAGCAGAAGCTGAAGCATCATCATAG